A genomic window from Cytobacillus suaedae includes:
- a CDS encoding cell wall-binding repeat-containing protein produces the protein MKKVVLLIFLLVAMTLAACSTNEEGSQNTENHPTDQKESTENSAQGNDIKKEPNVYSTKNITRLDTENLVDTAVQVSRTIWPATHNENKPGAIILAPSENWQVALASANLIHHPNNGPILFYENDELPQQTIEEIDRLAPLGISDGTQIFLVGNTELNFEDQLENYKVEKISGKDAPDFASEIDKKYAEVSGEYPRGVIIVSSDEDAKLYSILAGNWISHMPEPILYVTKEEVPEATKSALELREDGATIYILGPESIISKDIEKQLQEFGDITRITGNDPITTSIEFAKFKDEKTGFGWGLTEPGHGFSFVSTENAEYAIAAAPFAHLGKHAPLIWLENGEISGDIHEFLGKLQPTFKDDPTTGPYNHGYLIGSGDAITMKEQGALDIMLEIIPENGNGHGGHGGH, from the coding sequence ATGAAAAAAGTAGTACTTCTTATATTTCTTTTAGTAGCAATGACTTTAGCAGCTTGTTCAACAAATGAAGAAGGATCTCAAAATACCGAAAACCATCCTACAGATCAGAAAGAATCAACAGAAAATAGTGCACAAGGTAACGATATTAAAAAGGAACCAAACGTTTATAGTACGAAAAATATTACAAGGCTCGACACAGAAAACTTAGTCGATACTGCTGTCCAAGTTTCTAGAACGATTTGGCCAGCTACTCATAATGAAAATAAACCAGGTGCGATTATCCTAGCTCCATCTGAGAATTGGCAAGTCGCTTTGGCATCAGCTAACCTGATCCATCATCCCAATAATGGACCTATTTTGTTTTATGAAAATGATGAATTACCACAGCAAACAATAGAGGAAATTGATCGATTAGCCCCACTTGGAATTAGTGACGGCACTCAAATCTTTTTAGTAGGGAACACGGAACTTAACTTTGAAGACCAGCTAGAGAATTATAAGGTAGAGAAAATCAGTGGAAAAGATGCTCCGGATTTTGCGAGTGAAATCGATAAAAAATATGCAGAGGTATCAGGAGAATACCCTAGAGGTGTTATTATTGTATCTTCAGATGAGGATGCAAAGTTATATTCAATATTAGCAGGTAACTGGATTAGCCATATGCCTGAACCTATTCTTTATGTAACGAAAGAGGAGGTTCCTGAAGCTACTAAGAGTGCATTAGAACTTAGGGAAGATGGAGCGACAATCTATATCTTAGGACCAGAAAGTATTATTTCAAAAGATATTGAAAAACAATTACAGGAATTTGGGGATATTACTAGAATTACAGGGAATGATCCAATAACAACTTCAATTGAGTTTGCAAAATTTAAGGATGAGAAAACAGGATTTGGTTGGGGCTTAACTGAACCAGGGCATGGCTTTTCATTTGTTTCTACTGAAAATGCAGAGTATGCAATTGCAGCAGCACCTTTTGCACACTTAGGTAAGCATGCCCCGTTAATCTGGCTTGAAAATGGTGAGATTTCAGGCGATATTCATGAGTTCCTAGGGAAGTTGCAACCTACATTTAAGGATGATCCAACAACAGGGCCATACAACCATGGTTACCTTATTGGTTCAGGTGATGCTATTACAATGAAGGAACAAGGTGCACTTGATATCATGCTAGAGATTATCCCGGAAAACGGTAATGGTCATGGAGGCCATGGAGGACACTAA
- a CDS encoding response regulator transcription factor — translation MSRLLLIDDELRMLQLITLYLGHHGFTCTSVNSGEKGISFLEDHKVDLVLLDVMMPSMDGWETASEIRRFSDVPIIMLTARDTNTDMVRGLQIGADDYITKPFDEEVLVARIHAVLRRTKQPTKIEMNGLLWDKDHHTIHYNNHTILLTPKEFEMLGLLMKNKNMVFSREKLLETVWGFDADIEDRTVDSHIRNIRDKLRKVDFPIENHLKTVWGLGYKWE, via the coding sequence ATGAGTCGATTATTATTGATTGATGATGAGCTTAGGATGCTTCAACTAATAACCTTATATCTAGGACACCATGGTTTTACATGCACTTCAGTTAACTCTGGTGAAAAAGGGATTAGTTTTCTAGAGGATCATAAAGTTGATTTAGTTTTATTAGATGTTATGATGCCGTCAATGGACGGATGGGAAACTGCTTCAGAGATTCGAAGGTTTTCTGATGTTCCTATCATTATGCTTACAGCTAGAGATACGAATACCGATATGGTAAGAGGTTTACAGATTGGGGCAGACGACTATATTACCAAGCCGTTTGATGAAGAGGTGCTGGTTGCACGAATTCATGCGGTCTTAAGAAGAACCAAACAACCAACTAAAATAGAAATGAATGGATTGCTTTGGGATAAGGACCACCATACCATTCACTATAATAACCATACAATCCTTCTTACTCCTAAGGAATTTGAAATGCTTGGTCTTCTTATGAAAAATAAGAACATGGTTTTTAGCCGTGAGAAGTTACTAGAAACTGTTTGGGGGTTTGATGCGGACATTGAGGACCGAACAGTTGATTCTCATATTCGAAATATACGAGATAAGCTGCGCAAGGTAGATTTTCCAATTGAAAATCACTTAAAAACGGTTTGGGGACTTGGTTATAAATGGGAATAA
- a CDS encoding DUF2179 domain-containing protein, which translates to MYDIILIFLLQLVLVPILSLRIIFVVKNLSLLASIFGFMEALIYVFGLSIVFSGEQSIAEMLVYALGFGLGIYLGGYVEEKLAIGYTTLTVNLLEKNTDLVTNLRNEGFGVTVFEGKGREGTRYQLQILTSRSLEEKLINMIVQEDPHAFIISYEPRKFKGGYLLKSMKKKPRGSAKVN; encoded by the coding sequence ATGTACGATATCATCCTCATTTTTTTACTTCAACTTGTACTAGTTCCTATTTTATCTCTTCGTATTATTTTTGTGGTTAAGAACCTTAGTCTACTTGCTTCTATTTTTGGATTCATGGAAGCTCTAATTTATGTTTTCGGACTATCCATTGTATTTAGTGGAGAGCAAAGTATAGCTGAAATGCTCGTTTACGCACTAGGTTTTGGACTTGGTATATATCTAGGGGGTTACGTTGAAGAAAAACTAGCGATAGGGTACACCACACTAACAGTTAATCTGCTAGAAAAGAATACTGACCTTGTTACAAACCTTAGAAACGAAGGATTTGGTGTAACTGTATTTGAGGGAAAGGGGAGAGAAGGTACTCGCTATCAACTTCAGATTCTTACTAGTCGAAGCCTAGAGGAAAAGTTAATAAACATGATTGTCCAAGAAGATCCTCATGCGTTTATCATTTCCTATGAGCCACGCAAGTTCAAAGGAGGATATTTGCTTAAGTCTATGAAGAAAAAGCCAAGGGGTTCAGCGAAAGTTAATTGA
- a CDS encoding sensor domain-containing phosphodiesterase, with translation MNYCISDLDHNKELPSSVDHLLKLMSELYNCHTIFISNNGEILKVHTSNLKEITDKTILKYANVIKEVANEHEPVPIILQTSLEQDFHYDNKVLVLRERDTGVNFVALPLYLPDQQLLGILTVVGTHDSSYLPAHISMLESFAQLITQTIMCENISFRDSLTGLYNRDYLLKYFTNHKHEAIAVLNFDLDRFSLLNDTYGYELGDELLRVISERIMNCVSDKGSCFRIGDDEFLVLLFPSNLDTTIPTVNKISEEIIKVISSPIRIKNNEFIIKASLGISLFPLHGSDIQTLLRKSDIALNLAKKSGTIYEIYNSEYGSKLSKKIKIENDLRNALDKNEFQMHYQSQFDLNTGKLIGLEALIRWKHPKEGFIPPSEFIPIAEESGLIVEIGNWIMNEVFTQAKAWLEQGLEPIQFSINISSKQFKDKGFVNRVKSLLMETNLPPKVLNFEITETVLMENIKKALVVIEQLKEIGIWIAIDDFGTGYSSLGYLRNLPVDRLKIDKCFIDEITKHHGDQVIVKAIIDLGKQLGMSIVAEGVELLEQHNYLREKGCIIGQGYFYHRPSPIEAIIDSKVKMLIS, from the coding sequence ATGAATTATTGTATTAGTGATTTGGATCATAATAAAGAACTGCCATCTTCTGTGGATCATCTATTGAAATTGATGAGTGAATTATACAATTGTCATACAATCTTTATTTCAAATAATGGTGAGATTCTCAAAGTACATACTAGTAATCTAAAAGAAATAACAGATAAAACAATACTAAAATATGCTAATGTCATTAAAGAAGTTGCAAATGAGCATGAACCAGTACCCATTATCCTTCAAACTTCACTAGAACAAGATTTTCACTATGATAATAAAGTACTCGTTTTAAGGGAGCGGGATACAGGTGTAAACTTTGTTGCTTTGCCCCTCTACCTACCCGATCAACAGTTATTAGGGATACTTACGGTAGTCGGTACACATGATTCCTCCTATCTACCTGCACATATATCCATGCTAGAGAGTTTTGCACAGTTAATTACACAAACTATAATGTGTGAAAACATATCTTTCCGAGATAGCTTAACAGGCCTTTACAATCGAGATTATTTGCTTAAATACTTTACTAATCATAAGCATGAAGCTATAGCAGTATTAAATTTTGATCTAGACCGTTTCAGCCTACTAAATGATACATACGGATATGAATTGGGTGACGAGCTATTAAGAGTTATTTCAGAACGAATAATGAATTGCGTAAGCGACAAAGGAAGTTGTTTTCGTATTGGTGATGATGAGTTTCTTGTTTTACTTTTTCCCTCTAACCTGGACACTACAATTCCGACTGTTAATAAGATATCCGAAGAAATAATAAAAGTTATATCATCACCCATTCGAATAAAAAATAATGAATTTATAATTAAAGCAAGCTTAGGGATAAGTCTATTTCCCTTACACGGTTCGGATATTCAAACCCTTTTAAGAAAATCAGATATTGCACTAAACTTAGCGAAAAAAAGTGGAACAATCTATGAGATTTATAATAGTGAATATGGAAGTAAGCTTTCAAAAAAAATTAAGATTGAAAATGACTTGCGAAATGCCCTAGATAAAAATGAGTTTCAAATGCATTATCAATCACAGTTTGATTTGAATACAGGAAAGTTGATTGGGTTGGAAGCTTTAATTAGGTGGAAACATCCAAAGGAAGGTTTTATTCCACCATCAGAGTTTATTCCAATTGCTGAAGAGAGTGGGCTCATTGTAGAGATTGGCAATTGGATAATGAATGAAGTTTTTACGCAAGCAAAAGCATGGCTTGAGCAAGGACTTGAACCAATTCAATTCTCTATCAACATCTCTTCTAAGCAGTTTAAAGACAAAGGGTTTGTTAATAGAGTTAAGAGTTTATTAATGGAAACCAATTTACCACCAAAAGTATTGAATTTTGAAATCACTGAAACAGTACTTATGGAAAATATAAAAAAAGCACTCGTTGTTATTGAGCAATTAAAGGAAATTGGTATTTGGATTGCCATAGACGATTTTGGGACAGGATATTCATCACTAGGTTATTTGCGCAACTTACCAGTAGATCGTTTGAAAATTGATAAATGCTTCATTGATGAAATCACTAAACATCATGGTGATCAAGTAATAGTTAAGGCAATCATCGATCTAGGTAAGCAACTGGGAATGTCAATTGTTGCAGAAGGAGTAGAGTTGCTTGAACAGCATAATTACTTACGAGAAAAAGGTTGTATAATTGGCCAAGGATATTTTTATCACCGTCCAAGTCCCATTGAAGCAATAATTGATTCTAAGGTTAAAATGCTTATTAGTTAA
- a CDS encoding HAMP domain-containing protein, giving the protein MKSIRTKLLLGFGVILLLVVSMSAFTIFNSITNNNIANELVTDDLEELVIYETLRFNMAERVAVTRGYLLYGDIELKEKFFQYTEESQSLEKELEKYLSESESELAYEIIEKSKAWGDYTKEKVYDIYALNKTLADENNKLARPQAEELMELLGTAVKTEASTVNEMGNQIVSNAKATERSNLVIAIVVLLAGIGIALLVARIIVKPILQVVDRLQLVAEGDFSGGDMVIKSKDEIGTLVNTMNKMVSGLREVIQKVRYTSEQVAASSEELTASAEQTSKATEQISIAIQEVSEGSTQQVATVTQTNDIVVEISKGMEQVANSIQSVAELTVETTEKSTTGNAVVNRTIEQMNDVQKQVADTSAVINALGAKSNEIGQIVDLITQIANQTNLLALNAAIEAARAGEHGRGFAVVADEVRKLAEQSGQAAGQISSIVAQIQDESLKAVESMELGTTSVVEGIDMVRQTGESFKDITKMIEVISSQSQEVSAIVEEVNAGSTGMVQMIEEVANISEQSAGNSQNVAASAEEQLASMEEIASSANSLSQMAEELQNLVRKFKI; this is encoded by the coding sequence GTGAAATCCATTCGAACGAAATTATTACTTGGTTTTGGAGTTATTTTATTATTAGTTGTATCTATGTCAGCTTTTACAATTTTCAATTCAATAACAAATAATAACATAGCTAATGAATTAGTTACAGATGACCTTGAAGAGTTGGTTATATATGAGACCCTTCGTTTTAATATGGCAGAACGAGTAGCAGTAACGAGAGGATATCTTCTTTATGGTGATATCGAATTAAAGGAAAAATTTTTCCAATATACTGAAGAAAGTCAGAGTTTAGAGAAGGAATTAGAGAAATATCTATCAGAAAGTGAAAGCGAGCTTGCTTATGAAATTATTGAAAAAAGTAAGGCTTGGGGAGATTATACGAAAGAAAAAGTCTATGATATTTATGCTTTAAACAAAACCCTTGCAGATGAAAATAATAAGCTAGCAAGGCCACAAGCTGAGGAGCTTATGGAACTATTAGGAACAGCGGTAAAAACTGAGGCATCTACTGTCAATGAGATGGGAAATCAAATTGTAAGCAATGCAAAGGCAACAGAGAGGTCGAACCTTGTTATTGCAATTGTCGTGTTACTTGCAGGTATCGGAATTGCACTCCTTGTTGCAAGAATTATTGTAAAACCAATCTTACAAGTCGTAGACCGATTACAACTTGTTGCTGAAGGTGATTTTTCAGGGGGAGATATGGTGATAAAATCAAAGGACGAAATAGGTACTTTAGTTAATACGATGAATAAGATGGTTTCTGGACTTAGAGAAGTGATCCAGAAAGTACGCTACACGTCAGAACAAGTCGCTGCTTCATCGGAAGAACTTACTGCAAGTGCAGAACAGACGAGTAAAGCTACTGAACAAATTTCCATCGCAATACAAGAGGTTTCTGAAGGATCAACCCAACAAGTTGCAACGGTTACGCAAACAAATGACATTGTCGTAGAGATTTCTAAAGGTATGGAACAAGTGGCAAATTCAATTCAATCGGTAGCGGAGTTAACTGTAGAGACAACTGAAAAGTCGACAACAGGTAATGCGGTCGTAAACCGAACAATTGAACAAATGAATGATGTTCAGAAACAAGTTGCAGATACGTCTGCTGTTATTAATGCCTTAGGTGCTAAATCAAATGAGATAGGTCAAATTGTTGATCTTATTACACAAATTGCAAACCAAACTAACCTTTTAGCGTTAAACGCTGCAATTGAAGCGGCAAGAGCTGGGGAACATGGACGCGGGTTTGCAGTTGTTGCAGATGAAGTGAGAAAGCTTGCTGAACAGTCAGGACAAGCAGCCGGTCAAATTAGTAGTATCGTAGCTCAGATTCAAGATGAATCATTAAAGGCTGTAGAGTCCATGGAATTAGGAACTACTTCTGTTGTTGAAGGTATTGATATGGTACGTCAAACGGGCGAATCTTTTAAAGATATTACTAAGATGATTGAAGTTATTTCTTCCCAATCACAGGAAGTATCAGCAATAGTGGAGGAAGTAAATGCAGGGTCAACGGGAATGGTTCAAATGATTGAAGAAGTAGCAAACATTAGTGAACAATCAGCTGGAAATTCACAGAATGTAGCTGCGTCAGCAGAGGAACAACTTGCATCTATGGAAGAAATCGCCTCTTCAGCAAACTCATTATCACAAATGGCAGAAGAGTTACAAAATCTAGTAAGAAAGTTTAAGATCTAA
- a CDS encoding chemotaxis protein CheW, producing the protein MESFDHQNKLKVVVFKIGKEEYGLSIDQVVSIERMQPITTVPKTPDYVRGITTIRGLVTPVVDLRKVMNADTSDSEYSRLIIVKIEEQSIGLVVDSATDVLDIPSESIQQPNLSTSDTDYLLGVSKLNNRLILLIHTEFLLKNLSSIQQLKELVSIYE; encoded by the coding sequence ATGGAAAGTTTCGATCATCAGAATAAGCTAAAAGTTGTGGTATTTAAAATTGGTAAAGAAGAATATGGGTTGTCTATTGATCAGGTAGTATCCATTGAAAGAATGCAACCAATAACAACTGTACCTAAAACCCCAGATTATGTTAGAGGCATAACAACAATCAGAGGACTAGTGACCCCAGTAGTTGATTTACGTAAGGTAATGAATGCAGACACATCTGATAGTGAATATTCACGCTTAATTATTGTAAAGATTGAGGAACAGTCGATAGGATTGGTAGTAGATTCAGCAACAGATGTCTTGGATATTCCTAGTGAATCGATACAGCAACCGAACCTCTCAACCTCGGATACCGACTATCTTTTAGGTGTCTCAAAGCTTAATAACCGCTTGATTTTACTAATACATACTGAATTTCTTTTAAAGAATCTTTCAAGTATCCAGCAATTAAAAGAGTTAGTTTCTATATATGAATAA
- a CDS encoding response regulator transcription factor, with translation MLINKVELNGENYYSLSTTAISSNKQELPNSFLKDFKQLTSREKEVFYQLVEGHSNNQIAQNLIISSDTVKNHISNIYRKLKINDRVSLIKMYFVNIE, from the coding sequence ATGCTTATCAATAAAGTTGAATTGAATGGTGAAAACTATTACTCATTATCTACCACGGCGATTTCCTCTAACAAACAAGAGTTACCTAATAGTTTTCTGAAAGACTTCAAACAACTCACATCTCGCGAAAAAGAGGTGTTTTATCAATTAGTAGAAGGTCATTCAAACAACCAAATAGCCCAAAATTTAATAATTTCATCTGATACGGTTAAAAATCATATTTCAAATATATATCGTAAACTAAAAATAAATGATCGAGTAAGCCTTATTAAGATGTATTTCGTTAATATTGAATAA
- a CDS encoding HAMP domain-containing protein, with the protein MKSSLKSRLIIAFLSIIIVPLLTVFISLYIGSVYLERGGEDELDQLFTEVKQEIIKNESVLPNTELFYTNIKPLLERYDINLVISTESDVLLFDSKMYSPADNMRDLPININAFEVKIQPKINEVWTAEIEANSYDREPFNVLRNILYVLFISVGLGILVMLILIVVWTWYISRTILLPLKTIYQATEEMREGNMDFPIHYKRRDELGRFIEGFNLMRQNLKDAFIKQRQSEDARKELIASISHDLRTPLSSIKGYVEGLRDGIVQNEEMKSRYLKVIYEKTDHLDKLIEDLFRYSKMEAEKLPINKELIPTGEYFEELFEGYQFDLKNRGVSLSYTLQISAAEILIDPIRIEQVFSNLIENAVRFGGDQIRIEVQADHINNLVVIRVKDNGQGIDPNDLPHIFNPFYRGEKSRSTKLGNSGLGLAIVKYIVNGHDGNISVESENGEGSVFVFTIGL; encoded by the coding sequence ATGAAATCTAGTTTGAAATCCAGGCTGATCATTGCATTTTTATCAATCATTATTGTTCCTCTCCTAACCGTGTTTATTTCATTGTACATTGGCTCAGTCTACCTAGAAAGAGGCGGAGAAGATGAACTAGATCAATTATTTACTGAAGTAAAACAAGAGATAATTAAGAATGAATCTGTCCTACCAAATACAGAACTCTTTTATACAAACATTAAACCGTTATTAGAACGTTATGATATAAATTTGGTAATCTCTACAGAATCAGATGTTCTTCTGTTTGATTCGAAAATGTACAGTCCTGCCGATAATATGAGAGATCTGCCAATCAATATAAATGCGTTTGAGGTTAAGATACAGCCGAAAATCAATGAAGTTTGGACAGCCGAAATTGAAGCGAACTCATATGACCGAGAACCTTTTAATGTATTAAGAAATATTCTATATGTTCTTTTCATTAGTGTAGGACTAGGAATTCTTGTCATGTTAATCCTTATTGTAGTCTGGACTTGGTATATTTCGAGGACCATCCTTCTTCCTTTAAAAACTATTTACCAGGCAACTGAGGAAATGAGGGAAGGAAATATGGACTTTCCTATTCACTATAAGAGAAGGGATGAGCTAGGCAGATTCATTGAGGGATTCAACTTAATGCGTCAGAATTTAAAGGACGCTTTTATCAAACAAAGACAATCTGAAGATGCTAGAAAAGAATTGATAGCAAGTATATCACATGATTTACGTACACCACTTTCATCAATAAAAGGGTATGTAGAGGGCCTTAGGGATGGAATTGTTCAAAATGAAGAGATGAAGTCCAGGTATCTTAAGGTCATTTATGAAAAAACAGACCATCTTGATAAACTAATTGAAGATTTGTTTAGGTATTCAAAAATGGAAGCAGAAAAACTACCTATTAATAAGGAACTGATTCCGACTGGAGAGTATTTTGAGGAGTTATTCGAAGGGTATCAGTTTGATTTGAAAAACCGAGGGGTTAGTTTGTCCTATACTCTACAAATTTCTGCTGCAGAAATCTTAATTGACCCAATCAGAATAGAACAGGTATTTAGCAATTTAATTGAAAATGCAGTTCGTTTTGGTGGTGACCAGATAAGAATAGAAGTTCAAGCTGATCACATAAACAACCTTGTTGTGATAAGAGTAAAAGATAACGGACAGGGAATAGATCCAAACGATTTACCTCATATATTTAACCCGTTTTACCGAGGTGAAAAATCGCGTTCTACAAAGCTTGGGAATTCAGGACTTGGACTTGCCATTGTGAAATATATCGTAAATGGTCATGATGGGAATATCAGTGTTGAGAGTGAGAATGGAGAAGGTAGTGTCTTTGTGTTCACAATTGGATTGTAG
- a CDS encoding response regulator transcription factor — translation MDNDKILIVEDEIELGELVRDYLLVEGYQVILANDGEEGIRKFHENQPIMAVLDIMLPKLDGIEICRRIRKESTIPILMMSAKKSDTDKIIGLGMGADDYITKPFSPGELVARIKAHLRRYQTFSGQKEATTHIVQFGDLKLDNKRFEVFVRGEKVDLSAKEFKLLYLLVSNRGQVFSKEQLYEKIWGYGHFGDLNTVTVYMRKIREKIEVDSSNPQYIQTVWGIGYKFNDSL, via the coding sequence ATGGATAATGACAAAATTTTAATTGTAGAAGATGAGATAGAACTCGGGGAGCTAGTAAGAGATTACCTTTTAGTAGAAGGCTATCAGGTAATACTTGCCAATGATGGGGAAGAAGGAATTCGGAAGTTTCATGAAAATCAACCGATCATGGCAGTTCTTGATATTATGCTTCCTAAACTTGATGGGATTGAGATTTGTCGTAGGATAAGAAAAGAATCCACCATCCCGATTTTAATGATGAGTGCAAAAAAAAGTGACACAGATAAAATCATTGGTCTTGGAATGGGAGCAGATGATTATATAACTAAACCATTTAGCCCAGGTGAGCTAGTGGCAAGAATAAAAGCGCATCTTCGTCGATATCAGACATTTTCTGGGCAAAAAGAAGCTACCACTCATATCGTCCAGTTTGGAGATTTGAAATTAGATAATAAAAGGTTCGAGGTTTTTGTAAGAGGAGAGAAGGTAGACTTATCGGCAAAAGAATTTAAGTTGCTTTATCTGCTCGTATCAAATAGAGGACAGGTCTTCTCTAAGGAGCAGCTTTATGAAAAAATCTGGGGATATGGCCACTTCGGAGATTTAAATACAGTGACTGTCTATATGCGAAAAATTAGAGAGAAAATTGAAGTCGATTCATCAAACCCACAATACATTCAAACTGTATGGGGAATTGGCTATAAATTCAACGATTCGTTATGA
- a CDS encoding ABC transporter permease subunit, whose protein sequence is MTTLLNLVKNENMKLYKRTGTWVMVGIIVLVVLGLGLFSKFVLDSTQNINWKEQLTAENEQLQQTLDTSPLMGVGENYVKQQIGINNYRIGNDIPPVQSESLWGFMIDTTNFTGLVALFTIVIAAGIVASEFSWGTIKLLVIRPVSRSKVLLSKYISTILFAFFNLGLLFGFSFIVGSLLFGFEGAEQPYLVYTDGKVVEKSMITHIISLLGINSVDLLMMATLAFMISTVFRSSSLAIGISIFLMFTGPQIVQLLSKYDWVKYVLFANTNFQQYFNGIPLVEGMSITFSIIVLCVYYVVFIALTWVIFKKRDVAA, encoded by the coding sequence ATGACGACATTACTGAATTTGGTAAAGAATGAAAACATGAAGCTGTATAAACGAACAGGAACATGGGTAATGGTTGGAATCATTGTGTTAGTCGTTTTAGGCTTGGGGTTATTTTCAAAGTTTGTTTTAGATTCAACGCAAAATATAAACTGGAAAGAGCAACTAACTGCGGAAAATGAACAATTACAACAAACCCTTGATACAAGTCCATTAATGGGGGTTGGCGAAAATTACGTAAAACAACAGATTGGAATTAATAATTATAGAATCGGAAACGATATTCCGCCAGTTCAATCCGAATCATTATGGGGTTTCATGATTGATACAACAAATTTTACTGGTCTTGTGGCATTATTTACAATCGTTATCGCCGCAGGGATTGTAGCTAGTGAATTTTCATGGGGAACAATCAAGTTATTAGTAATAAGGCCTGTAAGCCGCTCAAAAGTGCTGTTATCAAAGTATATATCGACTATTCTATTTGCATTTTTTAACTTAGGGTTATTGTTTGGTTTCTCGTTTATTGTTGGTAGTTTGTTATTTGGTTTTGAAGGAGCTGAACAACCCTATTTAGTTTATACTGATGGTAAAGTAGTTGAAAAAAGTATGATTACTCATATTATTAGTCTCTTAGGTATCAATAGTGTCGACCTTCTTATGATGGCAACACTAGCATTTATGATCTCAACTGTGTTTCGTAGTAGTTCCTTGGCTATTGGTATTTCAATTTTTCTAATGTTTACTGGCCCTCAAATCGTACAATTATTAAGTAAATATGACTGGGTTAAGTATGTTTTATTTGCCAATACTAATTTTCAACAGTACTTTAATGGAATTCCATTGGTAGAGGGAATGAGCATTACCTTCTCTATCATAGTGTTATGTGTATACTATGTTGTCTTCATTGCTCTGACTTGGGTTATTTTTAAGAAACGTGATGTAGCAGCATAA
- a CDS encoding ABC transporter ATP-binding protein, whose translation MNKQPVVELIDVKKRIGKSEIIKGISLKVYPGEVFGFLGPNGAGKTTTIRMMVGLMDITEGEILINNVSIKRNFEKAIAHVGGIIENPEMYKFMSGYDNLIHYARMASTKISRERMNEIVKLVGLEKSIMKKVGSYSLGMRQRLGLAQALLHSPKLLILDEPTNGLDPAGIREIRNYIRRIAHEENIAVFVSSHLLSEMQLMCDRIGIIQHGKLISVETVGDFVGSSVKEKTRFYVKEVKKAVAIITSNFEMLDVKEEQEDSISLTVNKDEIAEINEVLVKNNIKVYGIISAQTTLEEKFLEITEGK comes from the coding sequence ATGAATAAACAACCTGTGGTTGAATTAATAGATGTTAAAAAGCGTATTGGAAAAAGTGAGATTATTAAGGGCATTTCGCTTAAGGTTTATCCAGGAGAAGTATTTGGTTTTCTAGGGCCAAATGGTGCTGGTAAAACTACAACGATTAGAATGATGGTTGGTTTAATGGATATAACAGAGGGAGAAATTTTAATAAATAATGTAAGTATCAAGCGTAATTTCGAAAAGGCGATAGCACATGTTGGTGGAATAATCGAAAATCCCGAAATGTATAAATTTATGTCTGGATACGATAATCTTATTCATTACGCTAGGATGGCATCAACTAAAATATCAAGAGAACGAATGAATGAAATTGTAAAGCTAGTAGGACTAGAAAAAAGCATTATGAAGAAAGTGGGGAGCTACTCATTAGGAATGCGTCAAAGATTAGGACTTGCTCAGGCTCTACTTCATTCTCCTAAACTTTTAATTCTGGATGAGCCTACTAATGGACTAGATCCTGCTGGTATAAGGGAGATTCGAAATTACATTAGACGCATTGCCCATGAGGAAAACATAGCTGTATTTGTATCAAGTCACCTTTTATCAGAAATGCAATTGATGTGTGACCGCATTGGGATTATTCAACATGGAAAATTAATTAGTGTTGAAACTGTTGGGGATTTTGTAGGTTCTTCAGTAAAGGAGAAAACAAGGTTTTACGTTAAAGAAGTGAAAAAGGCAGTAGCAATCATTACATCAAACTTTGAAATGTTGGATGTGAAAGAAGAACAAGAAGATTCCATTAGCTTAACGGTCAATAAGGATGAAATAGCAGAAATAAACGAGGTATTGGTAAAAAACAATATTAAGGTCTATGGAATTATATCGGCTCAAACAACCTTAGAGGAAAAATTCTTAGAAATAACGGAGGGGAAATAG